In Malaclemys terrapin pileata isolate rMalTer1 chromosome 11, rMalTer1.hap1, whole genome shotgun sequence, a single genomic region encodes these proteins:
- the SGO2 gene encoding shugoshin 2 isoform X3, protein MPMKVPLIAVHKAKQQGSPSLCEKSEDLCNLTSVVSNEICPAQISVELLLESEKNKQKSNEIDKMETIFDSNIFFRENQPCTLLSSNSALMSDLDNVPSVGQSEEFTKPHDSPLPLCGNVTERKKHATSCRSNTDAGIADFNKKVTPSNVSDWSIDEGNTTNEMSVQAKPNVLSHPDSPLHPSNEFKTNSNEVHFGNQLKPEETVYDTEMELTASDVGKILTITSKAQNKRNSSAKTDKISANLRKVRYSNTGKKDKEKIKSNPKGSSDFHSEKRHKNTEKIIDSNTSESDTPKFRLEAEQMAKRNALGELTLQRTDEHDVQNSQYNDKATRRTYLVNLASPSKQQKTDLQQKINKQILSERLENMDKFQNPDSSSSNSKAPSKDYCTKSVPCIENHISGVLSLQQDLVDVNEKHIKPKRNCKTFQIPSTISKTNDCREEIEEHSASSSKQPGAKACKPDCKTKQHQKSECHKEDNYSDRREPQTSSHCVDIKKIERKSNKVSLDSSKNVLAKASLKTNIQPDDFTQCTLSVRQELKNENMLHTDIVHGNKITNTQQIQGILDIKSSVTVNKQWARSSLKKVDEYNVNMLKKGVDRISKANKKTCIVISPDDQIKNNERLISETRLEECDIRQVDQVEQNILDDQKVRTRRDPFMNKLINKSVLTNIMIEEPCLLKFSPVTCSKDMLFNSCNFLQEGFPHMELSAVDYHKISENFPVLKNSKIFEKSNYEKVLCANRAKKMETDFKVSCQKLSGTGSGRKALQDQTNTSLYSDTSLPKLQDILEKNSIPARRRRTSVCYKEPKISSKLRRGDQFTDMEFLNSPVFKVKNKRSFKSKPRLI, encoded by the exons AAAATCAGCCATGTACATTACTAAGCTCCAATAGTGCCCTCATGTCTGATCTGGATAATGTGCCATCTGTGGGACagtctgaagagtttacaaaacCACATGATAGTCCATTACCACTCTGTGGAAATGTGACTGAAAGGAAAAAACATGCAACATCTTGTAGATCAAACACTGATGCAGGTATAGCGGATTTTAATAAAAAAGTGACCCCAAGTAATGTGTCAGATTGGAGCATTGACGAGGGCAACACCACCAATGAAATGAGTGTGCAAGCAAAACCAAATGTGTTGTCTCATCCTGATTCACCACTTCACCCTAGCAATGAATTtaagacaaattcaaatgaggtCCATTTTGGTAACCAGCTAAAGCCCGAGGAAACTGTTTATGATACTGAAATGGAACTGACTGCCAGTGATGTGGGTAAGATACTCACAATTACATCAAAAGCCCAAAATAAAAGGAATAGTAGTGCCAAAACTGATAAAATTTCAGCAAATTTGAGAAAAGTGAGGTATTCAAACACAGGGAAAAAAgataaagagaaaattaaaagcaATCCTAAAGGCAGTTCAGATTTTCATagtgaaaaaaggcacaaaaatacTGAAAAGATTATAGATTCAAACACTAGTGAATCAGACACTCCAAAGTTTCGGTTGGAGGCAGAACAGATGGCTAAAAGGAATGCTTTGGGAGAGCTGACGCTACAAAGGACCGATGAACATGATGTACAGAATTCCCAATACAACGATAAAGCTACCAGAAGGACGTATCTAGTTAATTTAGCAAGCCCAAGTAAACAACAAAAAACTGATTTacaacagaaaataaacaaacaaattctcTCAGAAAGATTAGAAAATATGGACAAGTTTCAAAACCCAGATTCTAGCTCATCTAATAGCAAGGCCCCATCAAAAGATTATTGTACTAAAAGTGTGCCATGTATAGAAAACCACATCTCCGGTGTATTGTCTTTACAACAGGACTTAGTGGATGTAAATGAGAAACATATCAAACCAAAAAGAAACTGCAAGACTTTCCAAATCCCTTCTACAATAAGCAAAACAAATGACTGTAGAGAGGAAATTGAGGAGCATTCAGCCAGTAGTTCAAAACAGCCTGGAGCAAAGGCATGCAAACCTGATTGCAAGACAAAACAACACCAGAAGAGTGAATGTCACAAAGAAGATAATTACAGTGACAGGAGAGAACCACAGACTTCTAGTCACTGTGTAGATATAAAAAAAATAGAACGAAAGAGTAATAAGGTTTCGCTGGACAGTTCAAAGAATGTATTGGCAAAAGCTAGCCTGAAAACTAATATACAGCCAGATGATTTTACACAGTGCACACTTTCTGTAAGGCAAGAGTTAAAAAACGAGAACATGTTGCACACTGATATTGTTCATGGAAACAAAATTACAAATACTCAGCAAATTCAGGGAATTTTAGATATTAAGAGCAGTGTAACTGTaaacaaacagtgggctagatctTCCTTGAAGAAGGTGGATGAATATAATGTTAATATGTTAAAGAAAGGGGTAGACCGTATatcaaaggcaaataaaaagacttGTATTGTCATTTCTCCAGATGATCAGATTAAAAACAATGAGAGGCTTATTTCTGAGACCAGGCTAGAAGAATGTGACATCAGGCAAGTTGACCAGGTGGAACAGAATATTTTAGATGACCAAAAGGTCAGAACAAGGAGAGATCCCTTCATGAACAAGTTGATCAATAAATCAGTATTAACGAACATTATGATTGAAGAACCATGCCTTTTAAAATTCTCACCTGTGACCTGTTCTAAGGATATGCTGTTTAATTCATGCAACTTTTTGCAGGAGGGTTTCCCACACATGGAGCTCTCTGCTGTTGATTACCATAAAATTTCAGAAAACTTCCCTGTACTGAAGAACTctaaaatctttgaaaaatctAACTATGAGAAAGTATTGTGCGCTAACAGAGCAAAGAAGATGGAGACAGATTTTAAAGTGTCTTGCCAAAAACTCTCAGGAACAGGCAGTG GTAGAAAGGCCCTGCAAGATCAGACAAATACCAGTTTATACTCTGACACTTCCTTGCCTAAACTCCAggacattttagaaaaaaactcAATACCAGCTAGACGGAGACGAACCTCAGTTTGCTACAAAGAACCCAAAATAAGCAG TAAATTGAGGCGTGGGGATCAGTTTACAGATATGGAATTTCTGAATTCCCCAGTCttcaaagttaaaaataaaagaagtTTCAAAAGTAAACCAAGACTAATCTGA